The nucleotide sequence AATATTTGAGATGCTGTTTTCTATAGTAACTTCAAATAGCGTTAGGATTCCGAATCCTTTTAAAATCCAGCTGTGCTGCGGAAATTTCTGTTTCCATAGAGCAATATTGTCAAAGCTGTTTTTTAATAATTTGATGTCGTCTTGCGTAATTTTCAAAGCATCTTTTGTGGGAATCAGTTCACAAAAATCGCCGTTGTAAATAATCCTGTAATGACGGATAATTCCGTTTTTATCAGGAATGTCATAGAAAAGTGGCCGACTCATATCAAAATTTTCTCCGTAATGTGTGTTTAAAATTAAGCAGCAGCTAAAAATATAATATTGATCGTTTGTAAAATCACGAATGTTAATTTCAAATTCTTCTCCCGCATCGTTTATGATTTGTTGAAAACGCTTGGTAAAATTGAAATTAAAGTTCTGAAAAGGTAAACTTACCGCCTTAATTTCATTGTATGTTAAAGCCGTTGGAAACAAATCTGCCAGTAGATTGTGAATTAAATTTAAATTCTCATAAATGATTTTTTTGTGGGTAATACCGGTATATAATTCAGGAATTTTGGCTACTTCATTTAACAGTGACTGTGCATAAATTGATCTGTAAGGAGCATCGTTTTCTTTAGCAATTTCTTTCAAAGCATCAATAACCTTGTGAAAAGATATTACTGATTTAAACGGACTGACATTAAAATAATCTATATCTAAATCGGAATTTTTTTCCATACTAAAAGCTTTTATAACAAAATTACGCTTTTTAACGTTATCTCTTAAAACGATTTTTTTAGTTAATAAACTATTTTTATAGTTGTATAACTAGTTTTTTAGTTTATATTTGTAGTGTAAAATAAAAGTTATGGAAAAATTAACAAACAAAGAAGAAGAAATAATGCAGGTAATTTGGCAGTTAAAAAAAGCATTTGTAAATGATATTTTAGAAGAAATGCCAGAACCTAAGCCGCATTACAACACGCTTTCAACCATTGTTCGGTTATTAGAAGAAAAAGGATTTGTGGCACATAAAAGTTACGGAAAATCGCATCAGTATTATCCCGTTATTGATTTAGAAGCGTATCGCAGTGTTTTTGTAACCGATTCTATAAAGAAATATTTTGGCAATTCGGTTTCAAATTTGGTGAATTACTTTGTAAAAGAAGAAAAATTAACCGAAACTGAGATTAAAGAATTAATGAAAATTATCGAAAACAATAAAAAATAGACTTATGAATCCAGTTGTTTTATATCTTTTAAAAGTAAATGTTTTACTGATTGTATGTTGGTTTTTTTATCGTTTGTTTTTACAAAAAGAAACTTTTTACAATACCATTCGGTGGTATTTTATCAGTTCTGTTTTACTTGCTTTTGTTCTTCCGTTAATTACTTACACAAAAACGGTAATTATTGAACAAACACCGGTTTTTAATGATTTAAATTGGGAAAACACTATTTTACCAGAAACAATGGCACTACAACCTGAACCTGCTTTTTGGGAAACAATAAATTGGCAATCGGTGGTTTTATACATTTTATTGGCGGTGAGTATTTGCTGCGTAGTAAAATCGGTTTACCAGATATTAAAGTTGTATATCAGTATTGAGAAGTTGCCTATTTTAAACAATTCGCAGATTAAAATTACCGATAATCAACAAAATATTTATTCTTTTTATCAATGGATCGTTGTTCCCGAAAACAAACTTTCTGCTGCTAATTTAGAAATGATTTTAGCACACGAAAAAATCCATCTTAACCAAAAACACACTTTTGATTTGATTTTTATTGAATTAGTTTCAGCTGTTTTCTGGTTCAACCCATTGATAAAAAAACTTCAGAAAGACGTCAATACTAATTTAGAATTTATTGTTGACGAAAAAATGATTGATTTATACGAACCTGTTCTGTATCAAAAAAGTCTTTTAAACGAACATTGCAATTACACGTTAAAATACATAAACGCTTTTAATACCAGCGATTTAAAAAAACGAATTATTCAATTAAACACTCAAAAATCAAAAAAAATGAAAAAATTAAAATTTTTAGTAGCCGCCCCGGTTTTGGTAACCTTTTTCGCATTGTTTCAAATAGAAACAGTGGCACAAATTAAAACCATTGAAGTACAGGAAGTATCAGAAAATAATGAAAAAGAAGATTCTTTTTACATACAAATTCACAGTAAATATGATGATACTTATTATGAGCGAACAACAAAAATGCTGAAAGATAAATATGATTTAGATGTGAAGTTTTATGATTTAAAACGAAACAAAAATGGGGAGTTAACACGCTTAGCAGTTTCTTATTATTCCAATAATATCCGCAATATAATAGGTAATTATTTAAGCGAAAGTAATACACCCATTGAGCCTTTTCAACTTCATATTTATAAAAAAGATAATGAATATTTTATTGAAAATGGTTTAAAAAGTGATGAAGAATCTGAAACTGTAAACATTGTTTTAGATGAAACAAAAACTCAAAATCAATTTTCATTTAACGCAGAAACTTTAAAAACAGACAGAAAAGTGTTTGATGAGGTTGTTAAAAGATATTCTATTACGGTAGATGATGTTCCGATGACAAAAAAACAACTGGAAAAATTCGACAATTCAAAAATTCAATCGATTAATTTGGATATAGATCAAACAGGAAAAAAGAATGTTACTACCGTAAATCTTTTTACGAAAATGCCTGAAATATATGTCAATAATCAAAAAACTGATTTAGAAAAAGATTTAGAAATACTACTTTCTGACAGAAGAGCTTTTGACAGAGTTGCATCAAAATATCCAATTTATGTAGATGATGTACTTATGTCTAAAAAAGAATTAAAGAATTTTGATACAAAAAAAATAAGATCAGTATATGTTGATAAAGATGTAACAGAAATTAAATTGACAACAAAAACCAGTGATACCGAAACATTTTTCTTCAAAATTGCAGATGAGAACAATTTAAAAGCTGAAAGAGGCTTTGATTTTAATAAAGAAGGAAGTATTAAAATTAATGGTAAAAACGCTACTTTAGAAGAATTAAAACAACACATTGATGCTGAAAATAAGAAAAAAGATTCTCGTTTTGTGGTAAAAAACGCACAAATACAGAAAAAAAATGATGAAGTTACTTATATAACCCTTAAAGGGATAGGAAGTGTGTCTAACAAAAATATAGTTTATATTATTGATGGAAAAGAATCAAAAGCTGAAAATTTTTCTAAGATACATCCTAATGATATTGATCGCATTGATGTGTTAAAAGATCAAAAATCGATTGAAAAATACGGTGATAAAGCCAAAGACGGGGTAATTATAGTAACTACAAAATCTAAAAAAGAAGTTTCGTTACAACAAAAAAAAGCTACTTTAAAAGCAAGAAAATTAGCAATGCAAAAGCGAGAACGAGTTATAAATGAAAGTAAAGAGAAAATTCTTCAGCGAAAAATAGAAAGAGAAAACCTTAGAAAAGAGTTAACTACAAAAAAAGATGAAATTCAAAAAAATGTTGAACGCCGTAAAAAAGAAATCGAAAAATTAAGACAAGAACAAGAAAAATTGAGAAAAAATCATAAATATGTTACTGTTTCAAATAAAGATGATAGCAAACTACTTGAAAAAGATTACGAAACGGTAAATGCTATTTTTAAAGATTTAAAAGATATTAAAAAGATAGAAGATGAAAATATTAAAATTACTTCTATTTCAGCATCTATCACAAGAGATGACGGTACAAAAATTGAAATAGCAGAAAAGTATTAGGTACTATATCTAAACGGTGTAAGTTTGGATCAAGCTCAAAACCTGGGGGAAGATTAATAAAAAAAACAGATATTTGCTAAAAACAATTAAGCTTGGAAGCATATCTAGAATTATTAAAACTTATTTTACCTACCTTTTTGGTTGATCATTTTGATTTGAACTCTTTTAAAAATTCAGAAGAAAACCTACATCTATATTTTGAAGAAAAATTAAGCCCTCCAAAAGAGTTTAACTCTGAAGATTTAGTATCTAAAGGTTTTTTGGATGAAATTACCATTCAAGACTTTCCTCTTAGAGGCAAGCTTGTTTATTTACACATTAAACGCCGTCGTTGGACAAACAAAAACACCGGCGAAATAGTTAAAAGAAATTGGCAGTTAGTAGCTAAAGGAACCCGTATGACGCAAGAATTTGCGGCTTTTTTAAAAGAAATTAATAGATAACACAGCTGTTAATTGTAAAACTATCGGAGGGTTCTTTGGCGTTAACGGCAAAAAACTTCAAAGGCAATATAAAAAACATCTCAGCTCATTTAGCACTTGGCAACCCAAGGAACACGCTCATCAATGGATTGTTTACCCCCAAAACATTGGTACGCATTTGGCAATTGACGAAGTAGCCTTGTCTCAAGGCGAACTTTATACCATTGTTACCAATAAAAAAGCCAAGGGTAAAAAAGGATCATTAGTTGCCATTATTGCCGGAACCAAAACAGAACAAGTTATTGAACATATTAGTAAAATAGATTTAAAAAAAAGACAAGCAGTTATTGAAATTACTTTAGATATGGCTAATTCTATGAAGTTAATAGCCAAAAAATGTTTTCCAAAAGCAGTACAAGTGACAGATCGTTTCCACGTGCAAAAATTAACCTTAGAAGCGTTACAAGAACTTAGAATAAAGCATCGATGGGAAGCTATGGATAAAGAAAATCAAGCCGTACTACAAGCTAAATCAGAAAACAAAACATATAACCCACCAATTTTAAACAATGGCGATACTGTAAAGCAATTGTTGGTCAGAAGCCGTTATTTACTGTATAAATCAAGAGAAAAATGGACAAAAAATCAAGAAGAAAGAGCCGAAATCCTATTTAAATTATATCCCGATATTAAAACAGCATATTCTTTATCCGCACAACTACGAACTATCTACAATAGTAAAAACGATAAAAATAGTGCTATGCTAAAATTAGCACATTGGTATAGAAAAGTAGAAGAAGCGGGCTTTAAAAACTTCAATATTGTTCTCAATACCATAAAGGGTAATTACCAATCAATACTAAACTATTTCGATAATCGAAGCACCAATGCATCAGCAGAGGCTTTTAATGCTAAAATTAAAGCTTTTAGATCACAATTTAGAGGTGTTAGAAAAATTGATTTTTTTCTGTTTAGATTATCTAAGCTTTTTGCTTAATCCCCAACTTTTGAGCTTGATCCGTAAGTTTATCTTTATTTAAACTAACACCTCTAATCTTTAGAAAAAAAGCAACTCAAATGAGTTGCTTTTTTGTGACGATGGCAGGATTCAAACCTGCAACCTTCTGAGCCGTAATCAGATGCGCTATTCAGTTGCGCCACATCGCCATGATGTTGTAAATTATTTATTTTGTGACGATGGCAGGATTCAAACCTGCAACCTTCTGAGCCGTAATCAGATGCGCTATTCAGTTGCGCCACATCGCCTTGTTACTGTTTTTAATGGTGCAAATATAGTGGGTTTTGTTTAAAATTACCAAATTTTTTAATGCTTTTTTAATAAAAATTTCACTTTGCCGTTTATAAGTAATTTGTTTTTAACATCTTGAGTTTAAAACAAAAATTAAACTTGTATGGTTGTAAAACTTCAAATATCTTTGAAATGTATTTAATTGGTTCGTTAAGTGATTTCGTATCTGCAATTTTTAGTAAAATCTACCAATCAGCATGGAGTTCATTCGCCTTTTGTATATCATTATATTACTAAAGGATTGTATGGTGCAAAGAAAGATCTTTCTATTTCAAATAAAACAAATCAATGGTTACTACAATCGATACAATACTTTAATCCAAATGCCGTGTACTTTTCTGATAAATCTTTGTTGGATCATATCAAACAAACATTAATAGAAAAAAGTGTTGAATTAACCCAAGCAGATTTAATTTTAGAATGCTACGCTTTGGAAAACCACACGCATATATTGCAAACAATAAGTGAGATGAACAATTCACAGCTTTTATTGATTGCATTGTATTCTTACCCTAAATATTTTATTGACGAATTAAGAAAAAATCCCGATATTACATTGGTTGTTGATTTTTATTATGGTTGTTTAATATCAAAACGTACCGAACAGTTAAAGCAAAATTTCTTTATCCGTTATTAATAAAACGATCTTTTACTCATTCGTGCATCAATACTGTTTTCGCCCGGACCCGCAATAAATAAAAACACAAAACCAATCAAATATAAAAAACTCATTTCTGCATCGCCACCAAATAGTTCCCATCCGTGTACGCCCATTGCAACTAACATTGTAATAATTAAAGGTATCAACGCCAAGCGCGTGTATAAGCCAAAAATTAACAATAAAGAACATACTGTTTCAGCACAAATTGCCAATATTAAAGAAATATTTGAACCTAACCCTAAAAAACTAAAAAATTCGTTTTTTAATGTTTCGTAATTTATAATTTTCATCCATCCGTGGTTAGCAATCATTAACCCGCCTAAACATAAACGAAATAATAACAAGCCAATACCTAATGTTTTGGATGATGTTTTAGTATTATTTATTTTCATAACTTTTTGTACTATGAATAAACAGTCTAATATAGACAATTATAGATAAATGTACAACTAATTTTTTTAATGTATCTTTACGAAAAAATTTTATGAAAGTTTATACAAAAACAGGCGATAAAGGAACAACTGCATTATTTGGCGGCACACGTGTACCAAAATACCATATCAGAATAGAAAGTTACGGCACGGTTGACGAGTTAAATTCGTACATTGGTTTGATTCGCGATCAGGAAATTTCTTTTGTTTATAAAGACCAATTAATAAAAATTCAGGATAAATTATTCACTTTAGGAGCCATTTTGGCAACCGATCCTGAAAAAGCTATTTTAAAAAACGGTAAAGAACGATTGAATATTCCGAAAATTTCTGAAGATGACATTGCTTTTTTAGAACAATCAATCGATGAAATGGAAAGTCATCTGCCTCAAATGACCCATTTTGTTCTACCAGGCGGACACACCACTGTGTCATATTGTCATATTGCACGTTGCGTTTGTCGTAGAGCAGAGCGTTTATCTACCCATTTAAATGACATAGACCCTACAGATGAAATGGTTTTAAAGTATTTAAACCGACTTTCTGACTATTTGTTTGTATTGGCACGAAAGTTGACTTTTGATTTGAAAGTCGATGAGGTAAAATGGATACCTGAAAAGCATTAAAAAACAAACGTTCTTTATTTAGAAAATATTTAATGAAAAAAAAATTGATTTTTTCATTATTAAATTTATTTTTGCACATAATTACTAAAAAATTATCACAAGATGTATTGGACATTAGAATTAGCATCGTATTTAAGTGATGCCCCGTGGCCAGCTACGAAAGACGAGCTTATAGATTATGCTATTAGAACTGGTGCACCTTTAGAAGTTGTAGAAAACTTACAGTCTATTGAAGACGAAGGTGAAATCTACGAATCAATGGAAGAAATTTGGCCAGATTATCCTTCAGATGAAGACTATCTTTGGAACGAGGATGAATATTAAAATACATACAAAAAAGTCTCGGTAATTTAAGAGACTTTTTTTGTAGCCACATATCACTGAATATTAATTTAAAATAAACTTATTTATGAGTATCATAAATAGTATCTTAAAAGCGTTTGTGGGCGATAAATCACAAAAAGACGTAAAAGCAATACGCCCTATTGTAGATAAAATCAACCAATATTATTCTTCTTTTGAAGGATTGACAAACGACGAATTAAGAGAAAAAACCATTTCTTTTAAAGAAAGAATCAAACAATCGCGTTCTGAACAGGATACGAAAATAGCATCGTACCGCGAAGAATTAGAAAAAACAACTGATATTGACAAGCGTGAAACTATTTACGCCTCAATCGACACTTTGGAAAAAGAGGCTTATACACTTTCTGAAAAAGCTTTATTGGAAATTTTACCCGAAGCTTTTGCAGTTGTAAAAGAAACCTCTCGCCGTTTTACAAACAACAACGAATTGATTGTTACCGCTACAGAACAAGATAAATTGTTTGCCGAAACAAAAGATCACGTTCGTATTGAAGGCGATAAAGCAATTTGGTCTAACACCTGGGAAGTTGCCGGAAAAATGCTTGCCTGGAATATGGTACATTACGATGTGCAAATGATTGGTGGTTCTGTAATTCATCAAGGTAAAATTGCCGAAATGCAAACAGGTGAAGGTAAAACATTGGTATCAACCTCTCCTATTTATCTAAACGCTTTAACCGGAAACGGTGTACACGTAGTAACAGTGAACGATTATTTAGCAAAACGTGACTGCCAGTGGAATGCACCTTTATTTGAATTCCACGGCTTAACAGTTGATTGTATTGATAATCATCAGCCAAACTCGGCAGGTCGCCGTACAGCTTATCAAGCCGATGTAACCTACGGAACCAATAACGAATTTGGTTTTGACTACTTGCGTGATAATATGGCACATACTCCTGAAGAGTTGGTACAACGCAAACACAATTTCGCCATTGTTGATGAGGTAGATTCTGTATTGGTTGACGATGCCCGTACGCCTTTAATTATATCTGGTCCGGTTCCAATGGGTGACCGCCACGAATTTTTAGAATTAAAACCTAAAGTTGATCATTTGGTTGCTCAACAACGTCAGTTGTCAAACGGATTCTTAACCGAAGCTAAACGTTTAATCAAAGCAGGCGACACCAAACAAGGTGGTTTTAATTTATTGCGTGCTTACCGTGCGTTGCCAAAAAACAAAGCGTTAATTAAATTCTTGTCAGAAGAAGGTATCAAACAAATTCTTCAAAAAACCGAAAATCATTTTATGCAGGATAATTCTCGCGAAATGAAAAAAGTTGACGAAGGTTTGTTATTTGTTATCAACGAAAAAAACAATCAGGTAGAATTAACCGATAACGGTATTAAAGTACTGTCGCAAGGTATGGATGAGCATTTCTTCATTATGCCTGATATTGGAACTGAAATTGCCAAAATTGAAAAAATGAACATTTCTGCCGAAGAAATGTCAGAACAAAAAGAAACATTGTTTCAAGATTTCGGAATAAAATCCGAACGAATTCATACATTGACACAATTGTTAAAAGCGTACGCTCTTTTTGAAAAAGATTCAGAATACGTGGTGGTTGACAATAAAGTAATGATTGTTGACGAACAAACAGGTCGTATTATGGACGGTCGTCGTTATTCAGATGGATTACACCAGGCGATTGAAGCAAAAGAAAACGTAAAAATTGAAGCAGCAACCCAAACATTTGCTACGATTACTTTGCAGAACTATTTCCGTATGTACAGCAAACTGGCTGGTATGACGGGTACAGCAATAACAGAAGCAGGTGAGTTATGGGAAATTTATAAATTAGACGTAGTTGAAATTCCAACCAACCGCCCTATTGCTCGCGAAGACCGTGAAGATAAAATTTATCGTTCTATTCGCGAAAAATTCAATGCGGTGATTGAAGATGTTGTAGAATTATCAGAAGCGGGTCGCCCGGTATTGATTGGTACCACATCGGTTGAAAACTCTGAATTATTAAGCCGAATGTTGAAAATGCGCGGTATCAAACACAATGTATTAAACGCTAAACTACATAAAAAAGAGGCTGAAATTGTTGAAGAAGCAGGTAATTCGGGTATTGTAACCATTGCAACAAATATGGCAGGTCGTGGTACCGATATTAAATTAACTCCGGAAGTTAAAGAAGCCGGTGGTTTGGCAATTATTGGTACAGAACGTCACGATTCTCGTCGTGTGGATCGTCAGTTACGTGGTCGTGCCGGTCGTCAGGGCGATGTGGGATCTTCTCAATTCTATGTTTCGTTAGAAGATAATTTAATGCGTTTGTTCGGATCAGAACGTGTAGCAAAAATTATGGACGGAATGGGCTTAAAAGAAGGTGAAGTTATTCAACACAGCTGGATGACTAAATCGATCGAACGAGCTCAAAAACGTGTAGAAGAAAACAACTTTGGGGTACGTAAGCGTTTGTTAGAATATGATGATGTTATGAATGCACAACGCGAGGTGGTTTACAAACGTCGCCGTCACGCATTACACGGAGATCGCTTAAAAGTAGATATTGCCAATATGATGTTTGACTTGTGTGATTATTTAGTAGAAGGAAACAAAGTAGGAAGTGATTTTAAAAACTTTGAATACGATTTGATTAAAATCTTTGGAATTGAATCGCCTTTTACTGCCGAAGAATTTAATAGAATACACGAAAACGAGTTGACCGATAAACTA is from Flavobacterium dauae and encodes:
- a CDS encoding DoxX family protein, with product MKINNTKTSSKTLGIGLLLFRLCLGGLMIANHGWMKIINYETLKNEFFSFLGLGSNISLILAICAETVCSLLLIFGLYTRLALIPLIITMLVAMGVHGWELFGGDAEMSFLYLIGFVFLFIAGPGENSIDARMSKRSFY
- a CDS encoding ISAon1 family transposase N-terminal region protein — encoded protein: MEAYLELLKLILPTFLVDHFDLNSFKNSEENLHLYFEEKLSPPKEFNSEDLVSKGFLDEITIQDFPLRGKLVYLHIKRRRWTNKNTGEIVKRNWQLVAKGTRMTQEFAAFLKEINR
- a CDS encoding DUF2795 domain-containing protein, which translates into the protein MYWTLELASYLSDAPWPATKDELIDYAIRTGAPLEVVENLQSIEDEGEIYESMEEIWPDYPSDEDYLWNEDEY
- a CDS encoding ISAon1 family transposase, with product MGGFFGVNGKKLQRQYKKHLSSFSTWQPKEHAHQWIVYPQNIGTHLAIDEVALSQGELYTIVTNKKAKGKKGSLVAIIAGTKTEQVIEHISKIDLKKRQAVIEITLDMANSMKLIAKKCFPKAVQVTDRFHVQKLTLEALQELRIKHRWEAMDKENQAVLQAKSENKTYNPPILNNGDTVKQLLVRSRYLLYKSREKWTKNQEERAEILFKLYPDIKTAYSLSAQLRTIYNSKNDKNSAMLKLAHWYRKVEEAGFKNFNIVLNTIKGNYQSILNYFDNRSTNASAEAFNAKIKAFRSQFRGVRKIDFFLFRLSKLFA
- a CDS encoding M56 family metallopeptidase yields the protein MNPVVLYLLKVNVLLIVCWFFYRLFLQKETFYNTIRWYFISSVLLAFVLPLITYTKTVIIEQTPVFNDLNWENTILPETMALQPEPAFWETINWQSVVLYILLAVSICCVVKSVYQILKLYISIEKLPILNNSQIKITDNQQNIYSFYQWIVVPENKLSAANLEMILAHEKIHLNQKHTFDLIFIELVSAVFWFNPLIKKLQKDVNTNLEFIVDEKMIDLYEPVLYQKSLLNEHCNYTLKYINAFNTSDLKKRIIQLNTQKSKKMKKLKFLVAAPVLVTFFALFQIETVAQIKTIEVQEVSENNEKEDSFYIQIHSKYDDTYYERTTKMLKDKYDLDVKFYDLKRNKNGELTRLAVSYYSNNIRNIIGNYLSESNTPIEPFQLHIYKKDNEYFIENGLKSDEESETVNIVLDETKTQNQFSFNAETLKTDRKVFDEVVKRYSITVDDVPMTKKQLEKFDNSKIQSINLDIDQTGKKNVTTVNLFTKMPEIYVNNQKTDLEKDLEILLSDRRAFDRVASKYPIYVDDVLMSKKELKNFDTKKIRSVYVDKDVTEIKLTTKTSDTETFFFKIADENNLKAERGFDFNKEGSIKINGKNATLEELKQHIDAENKKKDSRFVVKNAQIQKKNDEVTYITLKGIGSVSNKNIVYIIDGKESKAENFSKIHPNDIDRIDVLKDQKSIEKYGDKAKDGVIIVTTKSKKEVSLQQKKATLKARKLAMQKRERVINESKEKILQRKIERENLRKELTTKKDEIQKNVERRKKEIEKLRQEQEKLRKNHKYVTVSNKDDSKLLEKDYETVNAIFKDLKDIKKIEDENIKITSISASITRDDGTKIEIAEKY
- a CDS encoding BlaI/MecI/CopY family transcriptional regulator; this translates as MEKLTNKEEEIMQVIWQLKKAFVNDILEEMPEPKPHYNTLSTIVRLLEEKGFVAHKSYGKSHQYYPVIDLEAYRSVFVTDSIKKYFGNSVSNLVNYFVKEEKLTETEIKELMKIIENNKK
- a CDS encoding cob(I)yrinic acid a,c-diamide adenosyltransferase, producing MKVYTKTGDKGTTALFGGTRVPKYHIRIESYGTVDELNSYIGLIRDQEISFVYKDQLIKIQDKLFTLGAILATDPEKAILKNGKERLNIPKISEDDIAFLEQSIDEMESHLPQMTHFVLPGGHTTVSYCHIARCVCRRAERLSTHLNDIDPTDEMVLKYLNRLSDYLFVLARKLTFDLKVDEVKWIPEKH
- the secA gene encoding preprotein translocase subunit SecA, yielding MSIINSILKAFVGDKSQKDVKAIRPIVDKINQYYSSFEGLTNDELREKTISFKERIKQSRSEQDTKIASYREELEKTTDIDKRETIYASIDTLEKEAYTLSEKALLEILPEAFAVVKETSRRFTNNNELIVTATEQDKLFAETKDHVRIEGDKAIWSNTWEVAGKMLAWNMVHYDVQMIGGSVIHQGKIAEMQTGEGKTLVSTSPIYLNALTGNGVHVVTVNDYLAKRDCQWNAPLFEFHGLTVDCIDNHQPNSAGRRTAYQADVTYGTNNEFGFDYLRDNMAHTPEELVQRKHNFAIVDEVDSVLVDDARTPLIISGPVPMGDRHEFLELKPKVDHLVAQQRQLSNGFLTEAKRLIKAGDTKQGGFNLLRAYRALPKNKALIKFLSEEGIKQILQKTENHFMQDNSREMKKVDEGLLFVINEKNNQVELTDNGIKVLSQGMDEHFFIMPDIGTEIAKIEKMNISAEEMSEQKETLFQDFGIKSERIHTLTQLLKAYALFEKDSEYVVVDNKVMIVDEQTGRIMDGRRYSDGLHQAIEAKENVKIEAATQTFATITLQNYFRMYSKLAGMTGTAITEAGELWEIYKLDVVEIPTNRPIAREDREDKIYRSIREKFNAVIEDVVELSEAGRPVLIGTTSVENSELLSRMLKMRGIKHNVLNAKLHKKEAEIVEEAGNSGIVTIATNMAGRGTDIKLTPEVKEAGGLAIIGTERHDSRRVDRQLRGRAGRQGDVGSSQFYVSLEDNLMRLFGSERVAKIMDGMGLKEGEVIQHSWMTKSIERAQKRVEENNFGVRKRLLEYDDVMNAQREVVYKRRRHALHGDRLKVDIANMMFDLCDYLVEGNKVGSDFKNFEYDLIKIFGIESPFTAEEFNRIHENELTDKLYEVVYKKYLAKCEESAIEAFKVIKNVHENGGYERMVVPFTDGIKTINVVTELKKAYESEGKTLIVDFEKNIVLSIVDEAWKKHLRKMDELKQSVQLAVHEQKDPLLVYKFEAFELFKDTMQSINKDVISFLMKGDLPKQPEQEQNSAPGIRTNGSFTV